A part of Halobaculum sp. MBLA0143 genomic DNA contains:
- the coxB gene encoding cytochrome c oxidase subunit II: MTETRLGSLARGLLVGALATVLFAVPAAAQTSTTQQLIDGLNARLLWVAIPITILVEAILIYTVLKFRNADEAKETKENRRLEITWTVATAVILLFVGVASYGVLANEDVTYTQPEPGEDGVHVETVAYQWNWKMNYPSENISRLTARDVNLDVVEENDVSGPIIVAQKGEPLYITTTSEDVIHAVHVPKMGLKQDAIPGQNNTIRTVPLETGVFQGYCAEYCGQGHSKMYFQVVVVDEDTYQQFLQRQSDDGTTNASVTAPA; encoded by the coding sequence ATGACGGAGACGCGACTCGGGAGCCTCGCCCGAGGACTACTGGTCGGGGCGCTCGCGACGGTGCTGTTCGCGGTGCCGGCGGCGGCACAGACCTCCACGACACAGCAGTTGATCGACGGGCTCAACGCCCGGCTGCTGTGGGTGGCGATCCCGATCACGATCCTCGTCGAGGCGATCCTGATCTACACCGTGTTGAAGTTCCGGAACGCCGACGAGGCCAAGGAGACGAAGGAGAATCGTCGCCTGGAGATCACCTGGACGGTGGCGACGGCCGTGATCCTCCTGTTCGTCGGTGTCGCCTCCTACGGCGTCCTGGCCAACGAGGACGTGACCTACACCCAGCCGGAGCCCGGCGAGGACGGCGTCCACGTCGAGACGGTCGCCTACCAGTGGAACTGGAAGATGAACTACCCGAGCGAGAACATCTCGCGGCTGACCGCCCGTGACGTGAACTTGGACGTCGTGGAGGAGAACGACGTATCCGGGCCCATAATCGTGGCACAGAAGGGTGAACCCCTGTACATCACCACCACCTCGGAGGACGTGATCCACGCCGTCCACGTCCCGAAGATGGGGCTCAAGCAGGACGCGATCCCGGGCCAGAACAACACGATCCGCACGGTCCCCCTAGAGACCGGTGTCTTCCAGGGCTACTGTGCGGAGTACTGTGGCCAGGGGCACTCGAAGATGTACTTCCAGGTAGTCGTGGTCGATGAAGACACGTACCAGCAGTTCCTCCAGCGGCAGTCCGACGACGGGACGACGAACGCCTCCGTGACCGCGCCCGCCTGA
- a CDS encoding SDR family oxidoreductase, translating into MSVSYDFDGTVALITGACGALGSAAAAAFADAGATVAAADVVDVDSDDSLLDRETVDSFHRTDFTDEEAVGETVAAVVAEHGRLDHLLNVAGTWRGGDPVDETPVETFDMLFDVNLKTAFLASKHAIPHLRETDGAIVSVSAESSLEGGEGDAPYRASKAGVRLLTESIAEENLGSVRANAVMPSVLDTPMNRDMMEPSDDWVQPAEVADVMLFLCSDAADVTSGAAVPVYGQA; encoded by the coding sequence ATGTCCGTCTCGTACGACTTCGACGGCACGGTGGCACTGATCACGGGCGCGTGCGGCGCGCTCGGGAGCGCCGCGGCGGCCGCGTTCGCCGACGCGGGAGCGACGGTCGCGGCCGCAGACGTGGTAGACGTCGACAGCGACGACAGCCTCTTGGACCGGGAGACGGTCGACAGCTTCCACCGGACGGACTTCACGGACGAGGAGGCGGTCGGAGAGACAGTGGCGGCGGTCGTCGCGGAACACGGCCGACTGGACCACCTGCTCAATGTGGCGGGGACGTGGCGCGGCGGCGACCCCGTCGACGAGACGCCCGTCGAGACGTTCGACATGTTGTTCGACGTGAACCTGAAGACGGCGTTCCTGGCGTCGAAACACGCGATCCCACACCTCCGGGAGACGGACGGCGCGATCGTCTCCGTGTCGGCGGAGTCGTCCCTGGAGGGTGGCGAGGGTGACGCCCCCTACCGGGCGAGCAAGGCCGGCGTCCGGCTCCTGACGGAGTCCATCGCCGAGGAGAACCTCGGCAGCGTCCGGGCGAACGCCGTGATGCCGTCCGTGTTGGACACGCCGATGAACCGCGACATGATGGAGCCGAGCGACGACTGGGTCCAGCCGGCAGAAGTCGCGGACGTGATGTTGTTCCTCTGTTCGGACGCCGCGGACGTGACGAGTGGTGCCGCCGTCCCGGTGTACGGGCAGGCGTAG
- a CDS encoding SHOCT domain-containing protein, whose protein sequence is MTRPPDDDPDYHALIEHYTPDGALGRLLFGLLVGSVGAGTALIGLAGVFAGTVSAFLVGVAGLLVGVPLFVVGLAALWPVYLSVIGNLREPAAYGVGDGLETPEADPEEILQRRYAAGELTREEFERRLDDVFAAREAPGERVTADDAPDEERLQSTRREARRRRERESEGV, encoded by the coding sequence GTGACCCGCCCTCCAGACGACGACCCCGACTACCACGCACTGATCGAACACTACACCCCCGACGGCGCGCTCGGACGGCTCCTGTTCGGGCTGCTCGTGGGGAGCGTCGGAGCCGGGACGGCGTTGATCGGACTGGCCGGCGTGTTCGCCGGCACGGTGTCGGCGTTCCTCGTCGGGGTCGCCGGGCTGCTCGTCGGCGTCCCCTTGTTCGTCGTCGGGCTCGCGGCGCTGTGGCCCGTCTACCTCTCGGTCATCGGCAACCTCCGGGAGCCGGCCGCCTACGGCGTCGGCGACGGGTTGGAGACGCCCGAAGCCGACCCGGAGGAGATCCTCCAACGCCGCTACGCAGCCGGCGAGCTCACCCGCGAGGAGTTCGAGCGCCGACTGGACGACGTGTTCGCGGCCCGCGAAGCGCCCGGTGAACGAGTGACCGCAGACGACGCCCCCGACGAGGAACGACTCCAGTCGACCAGACGCGAGGCACGCCGCCGGCGAGAACGCGAGTCCGAGGGCGTCTGA